In one window of Posidoniimonas corsicana DNA:
- a CDS encoding nucleoside deaminase, whose translation MPLPDKAANELRMRELVAFTRTSLSTPHPSPFGSSVYDLQSGELVSQSYDTVIAETDPTNHAEVNAIRLATRRLGRLSLAGHVLYSTCEPCPMCMSACLWAELELVVFGASTMEDANAYWPQSSDVTPQELAQRGLREPGCAVLPHVERAACQALFHDCDAELASRELRLPPHR comes from the coding sequence ATGCCGCTGCCAGACAAGGCCGCCAACGAGCTGCGGATGCGAGAGCTCGTAGCGTTCACACGAACCTCGCTCTCAACTCCGCACCCCTCGCCGTTCGGCTCGTCGGTCTACGACCTGCAGAGCGGCGAGCTCGTGTCCCAGTCGTACGACACGGTCATCGCCGAGACCGACCCGACCAACCACGCCGAGGTGAACGCGATCCGCCTCGCGACGCGCAGGCTGGGGCGGCTGTCGCTCGCCGGACACGTGCTCTACAGCACGTGCGAGCCCTGCCCGATGTGCATGTCGGCCTGCCTGTGGGCAGAGCTGGAGCTGGTCGTGTTCGGTGCGTCAACCATGGAGGACGCCAACGCCTACTGGCCCCAGTCGTCGGACGTCACGCCGCAGGAGCTCGCCCAGCGGGGGCTGCGAGAACCCGGGTGCGCGGTCCTGCCGCACGTCGAACGGGCCGCGTGCCAGGCGCTGTTTCACGACTGTGACGCGGAGCTGGCGAGCCGAGAGCTGCGGCTGCCGCCACACCGGTAG
- a CDS encoding class I SAM-dependent methyltransferase, with protein MTDRENDQHMIRSWLANAQAWADAVRHDKIESRVAATNHAIVSTVTDLAPASVLDVGCGEGWLARSLAVHGVDVLGVDAVPGLVQQANEAGGARFSVCSYEEIAAGALTEKFDAVVFNFSLFGDELVSRLFATVPSLLNPGGCCVVQTVHPLAVGGELPYQDGWRTGFRDGLGDAFQDPPPWYFRTLASWVALFSDNRLRVVRLREPMAPGASVPSSLVLVGQAG; from the coding sequence ATGACCGACCGCGAGAACGACCAGCACATGATCCGGTCGTGGTTGGCCAACGCCCAGGCGTGGGCCGACGCGGTCCGCCACGACAAGATCGAGAGCCGCGTGGCGGCCACCAACCACGCGATCGTCAGCACGGTGACCGACCTGGCCCCGGCGTCCGTGCTGGACGTTGGCTGCGGCGAAGGGTGGCTCGCGAGGTCGCTGGCGGTCCACGGGGTCGACGTGCTCGGCGTGGACGCCGTGCCGGGTCTCGTTCAGCAGGCCAACGAAGCGGGCGGCGCCCGGTTCTCCGTTTGCTCCTACGAAGAGATCGCCGCCGGCGCCCTCACCGAGAAGTTCGACGCGGTGGTGTTCAACTTCTCCCTCTTCGGCGACGAGTTGGTGTCCCGACTGTTCGCCACGGTCCCGAGCCTGCTGAACCCGGGCGGGTGCTGTGTTGTTCAGACGGTCCACCCGTTGGCGGTGGGCGGTGAACTCCCCTACCAGGACGGCTGGCGAACCGGCTTTCGGGACGGGCTGGGCGACGCCTTCCAGGACCCGCCGCCTTGGTACTTCCGCACGCTGGCGTCGTGGGTCGCGCTGTTCTCCGACAACCGCCTGCGGGTGGTTCGCTTGCGGGAGCCGATGGCGCCGGGAGCGAGCGTCCCGTCGTCGCTCGTCCTCGTGGGGCAGGCGGGCTAG
- a CDS encoding glutamine synthetase III family protein: protein MSTNSTSTSTAKSIGGHSGSSTRQSAITAAINYQPSAPPLDFANSSPEGVFGSNVFGKAQMKKRLPKAIFKSLMKTMEAGEKLDPTVADVVAMAMKDWAIEKGATHYTHVFYPLTGGTAEKHDSFMAPTGDGSTLAQFSGKELIQGEPDGSSFPSGGIRQTHEARGYTIWDVTSPAYILENPNGTTLAIPTCFVSWTGEALDKKTPVLRSMQALDAQAHRILKLFGHDAKAFVASTAGPEQEYFLVDKGFFYARPDLVNAGRTLFGAAPPKGQEFDDHYFGAIPERVLAFMFEVERELFKLGVPVKTRHNEVAPGQYEIAPIFETANVATDHQQLIMLVLKKVAKKYDMECLTHEKPFAGVNGSGKHVNWSLGSSEHGNLLDPGDTPHENAQFLVFCAAVIRGVYKHQGLLRAVVASAGNDHRLGANEAPPAILSIFLGDQLQDVFEQIKGGGAKSSLPKGSLEVGVDTLPPLDKDAGDRNRTSPFAFTGNRFEFRAVGSNFSIAGPLVAMNTIIAESLDYCASQLEAATGGDDEKLHGAVQKLLSDVMSECGDIIFNGNGYSEEWHAEAEKRGLKNLKTTADALPELLSDNVKKLFSTYEVLSERELESRYETYCEQYCMTVNVESNLTKQIARKMIFPAAIRYQNELATTCTNLKSLGYEFDTKTLDRITGLVKDLQDAINELAEATKEGCEDVRLACDKVLPAMLKVRAASDMLEGLVADDLWPLPTYQEMLFIK from the coding sequence GTGAGCACGAACTCGACCTCCACCAGCACCGCCAAGTCGATTGGCGGACACTCTGGCAGTTCTACGCGGCAGTCGGCGATCACGGCGGCCATCAACTATCAGCCGTCGGCTCCCCCGCTGGACTTCGCGAACAGCTCGCCCGAGGGTGTGTTCGGCTCCAACGTGTTTGGCAAGGCGCAGATGAAGAAGCGTCTGCCCAAGGCGATCTTCAAGTCCCTGATGAAGACCATGGAGGCCGGCGAGAAGCTCGACCCGACCGTGGCCGACGTCGTGGCGATGGCCATGAAGGACTGGGCCATTGAGAAGGGCGCCACGCACTACACCCACGTCTTCTACCCGCTGACCGGCGGAACCGCCGAGAAGCACGACAGCTTCATGGCGCCCACCGGCGACGGCAGCACCCTCGCCCAGTTCAGCGGCAAGGAGCTGATCCAGGGCGAGCCGGACGGCTCCAGCTTCCCGTCGGGCGGCATCCGCCAGACGCACGAGGCCCGCGGCTACACCATCTGGGACGTCACCAGCCCGGCGTACATCCTGGAGAACCCCAACGGCACCACGCTGGCCATCCCGACCTGCTTTGTGTCGTGGACCGGCGAGGCGCTCGACAAGAAGACGCCCGTGCTCCGCAGCATGCAGGCGCTGGACGCCCAGGCGCACCGCATCCTGAAGCTGTTCGGCCACGACGCCAAGGCGTTTGTCGCCTCGACGGCCGGGCCTGAGCAGGAGTACTTCCTGGTCGACAAGGGCTTCTTCTACGCCCGCCCCGACCTGGTGAACGCGGGCCGCACGCTGTTCGGCGCCGCCCCCCCCAAGGGCCAGGAGTTTGACGACCACTACTTCGGCGCCATCCCCGAGCGGGTGCTGGCCTTCATGTTTGAGGTGGAGCGCGAGCTGTTCAAGCTGGGCGTCCCCGTGAAGACCCGTCACAACGAGGTGGCCCCCGGTCAGTACGAGATCGCCCCGATCTTCGAGACCGCCAACGTCGCGACCGACCACCAGCAGCTTATCATGCTGGTGCTGAAGAAGGTCGCGAAGAAGTACGACATGGAGTGCCTGACGCACGAGAAGCCATTCGCGGGCGTCAACGGCAGCGGCAAGCACGTCAACTGGTCGCTCGGCTCCAGCGAGCACGGCAACCTGCTTGACCCGGGTGACACCCCGCACGAGAACGCCCAGTTCTTGGTGTTCTGCGCGGCCGTGATCCGCGGCGTGTACAAGCACCAGGGCCTGCTGCGGGCGGTTGTCGCCTCGGCCGGCAACGACCACCGCTTGGGCGCCAACGAGGCCCCGCCGGCGATCCTCTCGATCTTCCTCGGCGACCAGCTGCAGGACGTGTTCGAGCAGATCAAGGGCGGCGGCGCCAAGAGCTCGCTTCCCAAGGGGAGCCTGGAGGTCGGCGTCGACACGCTGCCGCCGCTCGACAAGGACGCCGGCGACCGCAACCGCACCAGCCCGTTCGCCTTTACCGGCAACCGGTTTGAGTTCCGTGCGGTCGGCTCCAACTTCTCCATCGCCGGCCCGCTGGTGGCGATGAACACCATCATCGCCGAGTCGCTCGACTACTGCGCTTCGCAGCTCGAGGCGGCCACCGGCGGCGACGACGAGAAGCTGCACGGCGCCGTCCAGAAGCTGCTGTCGGACGTCATGTCCGAGTGCGGCGACATTATCTTCAACGGCAACGGCTACTCGGAAGAGTGGCACGCCGAGGCCGAGAAGCGTGGCCTGAAGAACCTGAAGACCACCGCCGACGCCCTGCCCGAGCTGCTCTCGGACAACGTCAAGAAGCTCTTCAGCACCTACGAGGTGCTCAGCGAGCGTGAGCTCGAGAGCCGCTACGAGACGTACTGCGAGCAGTACTGCATGACGGTCAACGTCGAGTCGAACCTGACCAAGCAGATCGCCCGCAAGATGATCTTCCCGGCCGCGATCCGGTACCAGAACGAGCTGGCCACGACCTGCACGAACCTGAAGTCCCTGGGCTACGAGTTCGACACCAAGACCCTCGACCGGATCACCGGCCTGGTCAAGGACCTGCAGGACGCCATCAACGAGCTGGCCGAGGCCACCAAGGAGGGCTGCGAGGACGTCCGCCTGGCGTGCGACAAGGTGCTGCCCGCTATGCTGAAGGTTCGCGCCGCCTCGGACATGCTGGAGGGACTCGTGGCCGACGACCTGTGGCCGCTGCCCACCTACCAGGAGATGCTGTTCATCAAGTAG
- a CDS encoding potassium channel family protein: MEQQPQNPPPARRRPLALSGPIRKIVTGLALFLTVCLIAVIGYLASGWELDDSIYMVVITIFGVGYGEIQPVDSPAERALTILVIIAGYGAVIYTVGGFMQMLIDGELNKALGARRMTRDIQKLSGHTILCGAGRVGTILAQELQAGGKPFVVIDADPQRLQEAQDRGFLVVSGDATEEFVLEQAGIERASVLATVLSQDANNVFVTITAREMNPGLTIIARGENPRTEKKLLGSGADKVVLPTAIGAKKLAQMIIRPTAENLLEQLTSRSDMSEELGRIGLRFEELEVTPESAIAGKALADIELRGNHGFLIVGIRTADGATTLHPPTDTQLAAGDVVIILGHGDDIPELAARFTAKRDKMTYRGVTIDAN; the protein is encoded by the coding sequence GTGGAACAGCAACCACAAAACCCTCCGCCCGCACGACGAAGGCCGCTCGCCCTGTCCGGTCCCATCCGCAAGATTGTCACGGGCCTGGCGCTGTTCCTCACGGTCTGCCTGATCGCCGTGATCGGCTACCTGGCCTCGGGCTGGGAGCTGGACGACTCGATCTACATGGTGGTGATCACCATCTTCGGCGTCGGCTACGGCGAGATCCAGCCGGTCGACTCCCCCGCCGAGCGGGCCCTGACCATCCTGGTGATCATCGCGGGCTACGGGGCGGTCATCTACACCGTGGGTGGGTTTATGCAGATGCTCATCGACGGCGAACTGAACAAAGCTCTAGGAGCAAGACGAATGACCCGCGACATCCAGAAGCTCAGCGGCCACACCATCCTGTGCGGCGCGGGTCGGGTGGGCACCATCCTCGCCCAGGAGCTCCAGGCCGGCGGGAAGCCGTTTGTCGTGATCGACGCGGACCCCCAGCGTCTTCAGGAGGCCCAGGACCGCGGGTTCCTGGTGGTCAGCGGCGACGCCACCGAGGAGTTCGTGCTGGAGCAGGCGGGCATCGAACGGGCCTCCGTGCTGGCGACCGTGCTGTCGCAGGACGCCAACAACGTGTTCGTCACGATCACCGCCCGCGAGATGAACCCCGGCCTGACCATCATCGCCCGCGGCGAGAACCCCCGCACGGAGAAGAAGCTGCTGGGAAGCGGCGCCGACAAGGTGGTGCTGCCCACGGCGATCGGCGCCAAGAAGCTGGCGCAGATGATCATCCGCCCAACCGCCGAGAACCTGCTGGAGCAGCTCACCAGCCGCAGCGACATGAGCGAGGAGCTGGGCAGGATCGGCCTCCGCTTCGAGGAGCTGGAGGTCACCCCCGAGAGCGCCATCGCCGGCAAGGCGCTGGCCGACATCGAGCTCCGCGGCAACCACGGGTTCCTGATTGTCGGCATCCGCACGGCCGACGGCGCCACCACGCTCCACCCGCCAACCGACACCCAACTCGCGGCGGGCGACGTCGTCATCATCCTGGGCCACGGCGACGACATCCCCGAGCTCGCCGCGCGCTTCACCGCCAAGCGGGACAAGATGACGTACCGCGGCGTGACGATCGACGCCAACTAG
- a CDS encoding diaminopimelate decarboxylase family protein, with translation MPQKTLPIPEATLQKLAAETPTPFHIYDEAGIRRNARALIQAFSWAPGFREYFAVKATPNPHILKILFEEGCGMDCSSLAELVLSERVGAGPEDIMFTSNNTPAHEYQKAKELGAIINLDDLTHVEFLRDEVGLPELISCRYNPGPLSAGSAIIGKPTEAKFGFSRDQLIEGYAKLRDNGVKRFGLHAMIVSNELSEDALVANARMLFELALEIQEKTDVRIEMVNLGGGIGVAYKPEDTPVDLASFGAKVHAAYDEVIGGSGLEGLKVMMENGRCMTGPFGVLVTKAIHTKHTYRDYLGVDASMANLMRPGMYGSYHHITVLGKSDQPPVGEFDVVGSLCENNDKFAVQRPLPKVEMGDYLAIHDAGAHGHSMGFNYNGKLRSPEYLLKEDGSLQMIRRGETLDDLFATLEF, from the coding sequence ATGCCCCAGAAGACGCTGCCGATCCCCGAAGCGACCCTCCAGAAGCTGGCCGCCGAGACCCCCACGCCGTTCCACATCTACGACGAGGCCGGCATCCGCCGCAATGCCCGCGCGTTGATCCAGGCCTTCAGCTGGGCGCCCGGATTCCGCGAGTACTTCGCCGTCAAGGCGACGCCCAACCCGCACATCCTCAAGATCCTGTTCGAAGAGGGCTGCGGCATGGACTGCAGCAGCCTGGCCGAGCTGGTCCTCTCCGAGCGCGTCGGCGCCGGGCCGGAGGACATCATGTTCACCTCGAACAACACGCCCGCCCACGAGTACCAGAAGGCGAAGGAGCTGGGCGCCATCATCAACCTGGACGACCTCACCCACGTGGAGTTCCTGCGGGACGAGGTGGGGCTGCCGGAGCTGATCAGCTGCCGCTACAACCCCGGCCCGCTGAGCGCGGGCTCGGCCATCATTGGCAAGCCGACCGAGGCCAAGTTCGGCTTCTCGCGCGATCAGCTCATCGAGGGCTACGCCAAGCTGCGGGACAACGGCGTCAAGCGGTTCGGCCTGCACGCGATGATCGTGTCGAACGAGCTGAGCGAGGACGCACTGGTCGCCAACGCGCGGATGCTGTTCGAGCTCGCCCTCGAGATCCAAGAGAAGACCGACGTCCGGATCGAGATGGTCAACCTGGGCGGCGGCATCGGCGTGGCCTACAAGCCCGAGGACACGCCGGTCGACCTCGCCAGCTTCGGCGCGAAGGTGCACGCGGCGTACGACGAGGTGATCGGCGGCTCGGGCCTGGAGGGGCTGAAGGTGATGATGGAGAACGGCCGCTGCATGACCGGCCCGTTCGGCGTGCTCGTGACCAAGGCCATCCACACCAAGCACACCTACCGCGACTACCTGGGCGTGGACGCGTCGATGGCCAACCTGATGCGGCCCGGCATGTACGGCTCGTACCACCACATCACGGTGCTGGGCAAGTCGGACCAGCCGCCGGTGGGCGAGTTCGACGTGGTCGGCTCGCTGTGCGAGAACAACGACAAGTTCGCCGTGCAGCGGCCGCTGCCCAAGGTCGAGATGGGCGACTACCTCGCCATCCACGACGCCGGCGCCCACGGCCACTCGATGGGCTTCAACTACAACGGCAAGCTCCGCAGCCCGGAGTACCTGCTGAAGGAAGACGGCTCGCTGCAGATGATCCGGCGGGGCGAGACGCTAGATGATTTGTTTGCGACGCTGGAATTCTGA
- a CDS encoding NAD(+)/NADH kinase, whose protein sequence is MAHSNPTPAELPTAVVVFDGGRPHLRERAEALLPDLKRYFAVTSVQDDLDEVFHPEGAQFAVTLGGDGTILRTARLMADQQLPVVGVNLGNLGFLAALQPEHLDRALPELAAGGHTLIDHLMFECELVNADGGATSRLGLNEVAVLAGPPFSMLEAQLYVDGDLVATYNCDGLIISTPVGSTAHNLAAGGPILRKDLQAFVIAPISPHTLTNRPVVDSADHVYEVVVPAPNEGTSLLVDGQVVAPLTPGDRVRVKRSRSVFQLVEVSGQSYYQTLRHKLGWGRRPRDPQDDGPC, encoded by the coding sequence TTGGCCCACAGCAACCCAACCCCGGCTGAGCTCCCAACGGCGGTCGTGGTATTCGACGGCGGGCGGCCCCACCTGCGTGAACGCGCAGAGGCCCTGCTGCCCGACCTCAAGCGGTACTTCGCGGTCACCTCCGTTCAGGACGACCTGGACGAAGTGTTCCACCCGGAGGGCGCCCAGTTCGCGGTCACCCTGGGGGGCGACGGCACCATCCTCCGCACCGCCCGCCTGATGGCGGACCAGCAGCTGCCGGTGGTGGGGGTGAACCTGGGCAACCTCGGTTTCCTCGCCGCGCTGCAGCCCGAGCACCTGGACCGCGCGCTGCCCGAGCTGGCCGCCGGCGGCCACACGCTGATCGACCACCTGATGTTCGAGTGCGAACTGGTGAACGCCGACGGCGGGGCCACCTCCCGGCTCGGCCTGAACGAGGTCGCGGTGCTGGCCGGGCCGCCGTTCTCGATGCTCGAAGCCCAGCTCTACGTCGACGGCGACCTGGTCGCCACCTACAACTGCGACGGACTGATCATCAGCACGCCGGTCGGCTCAACCGCCCACAACCTGGCGGCCGGCGGTCCGATCCTCCGCAAGGACCTGCAGGCGTTTGTGATCGCACCGATCAGCCCGCACACGCTGACCAACCGTCCGGTGGTCGACTCGGCCGACCACGTGTACGAGGTAGTCGTGCCCGCGCCCAACGAGGGCACTTCCCTGCTGGTGGACGGCCAGGTGGTCGCGCCGCTCACGCCCGGCGACCGCGTGCGGGTGAAGCGTAGCCGCTCGGTGTTCCAGCTGGTTGAGGTCAGCGGCCAGAGCTACTACCAGACGCTGCGGCACAAGCTCGGCTGGGGCCGCCGACCCCGCGACCCGCAAGACGACGGCCCCTGCTAG
- a CDS encoding SpoIIE family protein phosphatase translates to MAFLKIVTGVSPGKTFDLLSDESVIGRSSDCEIAIDVAAVSRRHASVLRERGQFLLKDLGSRNGTQLNGQAVVAPTPLREGDRVTVCDQEFSFHASPPNSLLGGDTAYLGDESSLAQLVNDTEDDGPANVMATLDLGPGSKSWSMSAKPEVKLSALLEISNNLGKALSVEEILPKLLESLFKIFVQADRAFVVMRPGPDAPLVPVSWRCRRKADNEEAPRLSRTIVEQAMKSQQAILSADAASDERFGMAQSIAEFEIRSMLCAPMIDSDGNSLGVIQVDTTNQRSRFTDEDLEVLAGVASQAAVAMDNAVMHEQVVAQRALQRDLELAARMQRALLPSRAPVAEGYDFFSYYESARQVGGDYYDYIQLPDGRFAVIVGDVAGKGVSAAILMARLSSDVRFTLASEPDLAKVVMRVNKLFAQQGWDDKFVTMIFAVVDPTTHEMTMVNAGHMAPLLRSTGGMVEEISEEISGLPIGVYEDYEYESLTRTLSPGDVLTVFTDGFSEAMNADRDLYGLERLAKVAAADAANVSELGQHILEDVRSFVDGYAQSDDMCLACFGRNPS, encoded by the coding sequence ATGGCGTTCCTGAAGATTGTGACCGGCGTCTCGCCCGGCAAGACGTTCGACCTGCTGAGCGACGAGTCGGTCATTGGCCGCAGCTCCGACTGCGAGATCGCGATCGACGTAGCGGCGGTCAGCCGCCGGCACGCGTCCGTGCTGCGCGAGCGTGGCCAGTTCCTGCTGAAGGACCTCGGCAGCCGCAACGGCACACAGCTCAACGGCCAGGCGGTAGTGGCGCCGACGCCGCTCCGCGAGGGCGACCGCGTCACGGTCTGCGACCAGGAGTTCTCCTTCCACGCCAGCCCGCCCAACAGCCTGCTGGGGGGCGACACCGCCTACCTGGGCGACGAGTCGTCGTTGGCCCAGCTGGTCAACGACACCGAGGACGACGGCCCCGCCAACGTGATGGCCACCCTCGACCTCGGCCCGGGCTCGAAGAGCTGGTCGATGTCCGCCAAGCCTGAGGTCAAGCTCTCCGCGCTGCTAGAGATCTCCAACAACCTCGGCAAGGCGCTGTCGGTGGAGGAGATCCTGCCGAAGCTGCTGGAGAGCCTGTTCAAGATCTTCGTGCAGGCCGACCGCGCGTTTGTGGTGATGCGTCCCGGCCCCGACGCGCCGCTGGTGCCGGTGTCGTGGCGGTGCCGCCGCAAGGCCGACAACGAGGAGGCGCCCCGCCTGAGCCGCACGATCGTTGAGCAGGCGATGAAGTCGCAGCAGGCGATCCTGTCGGCCGACGCCGCGTCGGACGAGCGGTTCGGCATGGCCCAGAGCATCGCCGAGTTCGAGATCCGCTCGATGCTCTGCGCTCCGATGATCGACTCGGACGGCAACTCGCTGGGCGTGATCCAGGTCGACACCACCAACCAACGCAGCCGCTTCACCGACGAGGACCTCGAGGTGCTGGCCGGCGTGGCGTCGCAGGCCGCGGTGGCGATGGACAACGCCGTGATGCACGAGCAGGTGGTCGCCCAGCGAGCGCTGCAGCGCGACCTGGAGCTGGCCGCCCGCATGCAGAGGGCGCTGCTGCCCTCGCGGGCGCCGGTCGCCGAGGGGTACGACTTCTTCTCCTACTACGAGTCGGCCCGCCAGGTCGGCGGCGACTACTACGACTACATCCAACTGCCCGACGGCAGGTTCGCCGTGATCGTCGGCGACGTGGCGGGCAAGGGCGTCTCGGCGGCGATCCTCATGGCCCGCCTGTCGAGCGATGTCCGATTCACCCTCGCCAGCGAGCCGGACCTGGCCAAGGTGGTGATGCGGGTCAACAAGCTGTTCGCCCAACAGGGCTGGGACGACAAGTTCGTCACCATGATCTTCGCAGTGGTCGATCCGACAACGCACGAGATGACCATGGTCAACGCCGGCCACATGGCGCCGCTGCTCCGCAGCACCGGCGGGATGGTCGAGGAGATCTCCGAGGAGATCTCCGGCCTGCCGATCGGCGTCTACGAGGACTACGAGTACGAGTCGCTTACCCGCACGCTCTCGCCCGGCGACGTGCTGACCGTGTTCACCGACGGCTTCAGCGAGGCGATGAACGCCGACCGTGACCTGTACGGGCTGGAGCGGCTGGCGAAGGTCGCCGCGGCCGATGCCGCCAACGTCAGCGAGCTGGGCCAGCACATCCTGGAGGACGTGCGGTCGTTCGTCGACGGCTACGCCCAGAGCGACGACATGTGCCTGGCCTGTTTCGGCCGCAACCCCTCATAA
- a CDS encoding adenylate/guanylate cyclase domain-containing protein — MSFNLAGDPILSARFTLRVFEAHQLVFEMDFDGPVELGRQRSGEARPYHRSHQGEVTRVVVAPLAQTEVSRQHVRLEPAADGALACTNISRSASIVAPGGLTLAPGESQEVEPPLLLTLGDRVVRVEREREDQQFEGLGAKTQAPGSDSAEPEKLRDLIENATGGTDAQDLVAWLRGVMGVFQSAASQPDFLNQAVTAAASIADLDATSIVEWTGGDWRVAAGHVKADSTHAWRPSRRMLDRVREGGMTFRSQPGAQLSETGVTRAEVAAIVAAPILNAQGEVVAALYGEKRRGGLPEGYAISELDAMLVELLASSVAAGLARLQQEKVAVAAQVQLEQFFTPELARTLAAQPGLLEAKDIEISVLFSDLCSFSATTERAGGPTTLEWLHEVMSLLADCVLEEQGVLVDFQGDGMMAMWGAPAEQPDHAQRACQAAVNILRRLPELSAKWEPSIKCPTQVGIGINSGAARVGNIGSRQKFKYGALGNVVNIGARVQQATRRMGVDLLVTEATARLVSGVFECRPLGQTRLNNISQEILLHELPAEPDGPWRDSTRAYAESLSLCQQGDLHRAAASLTQALSARPHDQPTLMLLSRVIEAIRGGGGGFEHVWDLSRKPA, encoded by the coding sequence ATGAGCTTCAATCTCGCCGGCGATCCGATCCTCTCCGCCCGGTTCACGCTCCGCGTGTTCGAGGCGCACCAGCTCGTATTCGAGATGGATTTCGATGGCCCGGTCGAGCTCGGCCGGCAGCGTTCCGGCGAGGCCCGGCCCTACCACCGCTCGCACCAGGGCGAGGTGACGAGAGTCGTTGTGGCGCCGCTGGCCCAGACGGAGGTCTCGCGGCAGCATGTGCGGCTCGAGCCGGCCGCCGACGGCGCCCTCGCATGCACGAACATCAGCCGCTCGGCTTCGATCGTTGCGCCCGGTGGGCTGACCCTGGCCCCGGGCGAGTCTCAGGAGGTGGAGCCGCCGCTGCTGCTCACCCTGGGCGATCGGGTGGTCAGGGTGGAACGCGAGCGAGAGGACCAGCAGTTCGAGGGCCTCGGCGCCAAAACCCAGGCGCCCGGCTCCGACTCCGCCGAGCCGGAGAAGCTCCGCGACCTGATCGAGAACGCCACCGGCGGGACCGACGCCCAGGACCTGGTGGCCTGGCTGCGGGGTGTGATGGGCGTGTTCCAGAGCGCGGCGTCGCAGCCCGACTTCCTCAACCAGGCCGTGACAGCCGCGGCGTCGATCGCCGACCTGGACGCGACCAGCATCGTCGAGTGGACCGGCGGCGACTGGCGGGTTGCGGCGGGCCACGTTAAAGCCGACTCGACGCACGCCTGGCGTCCCAGCCGGCGGATGCTGGACCGCGTCCGCGAGGGGGGCATGACCTTCCGCTCGCAGCCGGGCGCACAGCTATCCGAGACCGGCGTCACCCGGGCCGAGGTGGCCGCCATCGTCGCTGCGCCGATCCTCAATGCGCAGGGCGAGGTGGTCGCCGCCCTGTACGGCGAGAAACGCCGCGGCGGACTGCCAGAAGGCTACGCGATCTCCGAACTCGACGCGATGCTCGTCGAGCTGCTCGCCTCGAGCGTGGCGGCCGGGCTGGCCCGGCTGCAGCAGGAGAAGGTGGCGGTCGCCGCCCAGGTGCAGCTGGAGCAGTTCTTCACCCCCGAGCTGGCCCGCACGCTCGCCGCCCAGCCCGGCCTGCTCGAGGCTAAAGACATCGAGATCAGCGTGCTGTTCTCGGACCTGTGCTCCTTCTCCGCCACTACCGAGCGGGCCGGCGGGCCCACCACGCTGGAGTGGCTGCACGAGGTGATGAGCCTGCTTGCCGATTGCGTGCTGGAGGAGCAGGGCGTGCTGGTCGACTTCCAGGGCGACGGCATGATGGCCATGTGGGGCGCGCCCGCCGAGCAGCCGGACCACGCGCAGCGGGCCTGCCAGGCGGCGGTCAACATCCTCCGCCGGCTGCCCGAGCTGAGCGCGAAGTGGGAGCCCTCCATCAAGTGCCCGACCCAGGTCGGCATCGGCATCAACAGCGGCGCGGCCCGGGTGGGCAACATCGGGTCCCGCCAGAAGTTCAAGTATGGGGCGCTGGGGAACGTCGTGAACATCGGCGCGCGGGTCCAGCAGGCGACCCGCCGGATGGGCGTCGACCTGCTGGTCACCGAGGCCACGGCGCGGCTTGTTTCGGGCGTGTTCGAGTGCCGGCCGCTCGGTCAGACGCGGCTCAACAACATCTCGCAGGAGATCCTGCTGCACGAGCTGCCCGCCGAGCCGGACGGCCCGTGGCGGGACTCGACGCGGGCGTACGCGGAGTCGCTATCGCTCTGCCAGCAGGGGGACCTGCACCGCGCGGCCGCGTCGCTGACGCAGGCGCTCTCGGCCCGGCCGCACGACCAGCCAACGCTGATGCTGCTGTCGCGCGTGATCGAGGCGATCCGCGGCGGGGGCGGCGGGTTCGAGCACGTGTGGGACCTGAGCCGCAAGCCGGCCTGA